The Nomia melanderi isolate GNS246 chromosome 7, iyNomMela1, whole genome shotgun sequence genome includes a window with the following:
- the LOC116425174 gene encoding uncharacterized protein LOC116425174 isoform X1 yields MFMFPEPPPIGYYIADVSPSCLSDGIFHRGKPAATHKHVAKQLRPIKRSLSDPVAPVQDIDPRVLGQWIKRENEGLVDPPGLDNGTVFETLSLMPKHVHQSSKHISSSIFPRSQQFELWHIRDRRSRNARKLMATMTECPVKHETGKSATNGEACDYLTPPFWWGGETARSAGFPVGDINEYAYEKFKESEKDDGKISEMLRMDHPKKYIPGVIHRMKNPEDRSMKEVLAKADAFKVVPKIEESSKDRSSVEEYACSTKKLRTYTNPSTFQTRLFDSMYTIYYAAVASVPRDTARKEEARRADKSLFDNDTRWQLAYEEIGFAGTDPERQRELQLLTKPFLHELHKWYSKSKPTKFAEPVKRKGKRPIPEMRFSHL; encoded by the exons ATGTTTATG TTTCCAGAACCGCCGCCGATCGGCTATTATATTGCCGACGTTTCGCCGTCGTGTTTATCCGACGGGATTTTTCACCGTGGAAAGCCGGCTGCCACTCACAAACACGTGGCTAAGCAGCTTAGACCTATTAAGAGGAGTCTTA GCGATCCGGTAGCGCCGGTACAAGATATAGATCCGCGTGTTCTAGGCCAATGGATCAAACGGGAGAACGAGGGCCTCGTGGACCCCCCTGGTCTTGACAATGGAACGGTATTCGAGACACTGAGCTTGATGCCCAAACACGTCCATCAATCATCGAAACACA TCTCGTCTTCCATTTTCCCTCGTTCCCAGCAGTTCGAGCTGTGGCACATCCGCGATCGCCGATCGAGAAACGCGAGGAAGCTCATGGCAACGATGACAGAGTGCCCGGTGAAACATGAAACTGGCAA GTCTGCAACGAATGGCGAGGCGTGCGACTATCTAACGCCGCCATTTTGGTGGGGCGGCGAAACTGCGAGATCCGCGGGTTTTCCGGTTGGAGATATCAATGAATACGCGTacgaaaaattcaaagaatcaGAGAAGGATGATGGAAAAATCAGCGAGATGCTTCGCATGGACCATCCGAAGAAGTATATACCGGGTGTGATCCATCGAATGAAG aacCCAGAAGATAGAAGCATGAAAGAGGTTCTGGCCAAAGCGGATGCTTTCAAGGTGGTTCCGAAGATCGAGGAATCATCGAAAGATCGTTCGTCGGTCGAGGAGTACGCTTGTTCTACGAAGAAGCTTCGTACGTATACAAACCCGAGCACCTTCCAAACACGACTGTTTGATTCGATGTACACGATTTATTATGCAGCGGTTGCGTCGGTTCCGCGGGACACCGCACGGAAAGAGGAAGCGCGGCGCGCAGATAAATCATTGTTTGATAACGATACGCGGTGGCAGTTGGCCTACGAGGAGATCGGTTTCGCAGGGACCGAcccggagagacagagagagctgCAGCTGTTGACAAAACCATTTTTGCACGAGCTGCACAAGTGGTACTCGAAAAGCAAACCGACCAAGTTTGCGGAGCCAGTGAAACGGAAGGGGAAAAGGCCGATACCTGAAATGCGTTTTTCACACTTGTAA
- the LOC116425174 gene encoding uncharacterized protein LOC116425174 isoform X2 produces the protein MFMFPEPPPIGYYIADVSPSCLSDGIFHRGKPAATHKHVAKQLRPIKRSLSDPVAPVQDIDPRVLGQWIKRENEGLVDPPGLDNGTVFETLSLMPKHVHQSSKHISSSIFPRSQQFELWHIRDRRSRNARKLMATMTECPVKHETGKSATNGEACDYLTPPFWWGGETARSAGFPVGDINEYAYEKFKESEKDDGKISEMLRMDHPKKYIPGVIHRMKNPEDRSMKEVLAKADAFKVVPKIEESSKDRSSVEEYACSTKKLPVASVPRDTARKEEARRADKSLFDNDTRWQLAYEEIGFAGTDPERQRELQLLTKPFLHELHKWYSKSKPTKFAEPVKRKGKRPIPEMRFSHL, from the exons ATGTTTATG TTTCCAGAACCGCCGCCGATCGGCTATTATATTGCCGACGTTTCGCCGTCGTGTTTATCCGACGGGATTTTTCACCGTGGAAAGCCGGCTGCCACTCACAAACACGTGGCTAAGCAGCTTAGACCTATTAAGAGGAGTCTTA GCGATCCGGTAGCGCCGGTACAAGATATAGATCCGCGTGTTCTAGGCCAATGGATCAAACGGGAGAACGAGGGCCTCGTGGACCCCCCTGGTCTTGACAATGGAACGGTATTCGAGACACTGAGCTTGATGCCCAAACACGTCCATCAATCATCGAAACACA TCTCGTCTTCCATTTTCCCTCGTTCCCAGCAGTTCGAGCTGTGGCACATCCGCGATCGCCGATCGAGAAACGCGAGGAAGCTCATGGCAACGATGACAGAGTGCCCGGTGAAACATGAAACTGGCAA GTCTGCAACGAATGGCGAGGCGTGCGACTATCTAACGCCGCCATTTTGGTGGGGCGGCGAAACTGCGAGATCCGCGGGTTTTCCGGTTGGAGATATCAATGAATACGCGTacgaaaaattcaaagaatcaGAGAAGGATGATGGAAAAATCAGCGAGATGCTTCGCATGGACCATCCGAAGAAGTATATACCGGGTGTGATCCATCGAATGAAG aacCCAGAAGATAGAAGCATGAAAGAGGTTCTGGCCAAAGCGGATGCTTTCAAGGTGGTTCCGAAGATCGAGGAATCATCGAAAGATCGTTCGTCGGTCGAGGAGTACGCTTGTTCTACGAAGAAGCTTC CGGTTGCGTCGGTTCCGCGGGACACCGCACGGAAAGAGGAAGCGCGGCGCGCAGATAAATCATTGTTTGATAACGATACGCGGTGGCAGTTGGCCTACGAGGAGATCGGTTTCGCAGGGACCGAcccggagagacagagagagctgCAGCTGTTGACAAAACCATTTTTGCACGAGCTGCACAAGTGGTACTCGAAAAGCAAACCGACCAAGTTTGCGGAGCCAGTGAAACGGAAGGGGAAAAGGCCGATACCTGAAATGCGTTTTTCACACTTGTAA
- the LOC116425077 gene encoding uncharacterized protein LOC116425077 — MERVGRSRKRHSSRGEVKEAEPVLGSRETMEPTANEQYLFLLEFLVHHVTGDRLAKLNQMFFVPTTVSVGFLNLPEEETVEITPVDPLFQPQAGVADDVEYFHSGRSVLFAIDQRTAINKVLDFVVRLRVEKKMPEGLRPDVPIGEGELDMSKHFAALRKEMLQCWHKMAPPPKCFEGEVPLTHEDDEVGAVCMFARISAFGQTIVTEFEAPPDMDVDAYVFKGDEVDRKSLSYKCRVIDSEDADIARDSADDLARTGPPCRVCVPDEHPCSPCGDPRGATLKPQASQRQIGGSDGYPTTVSKSRSKPDTCDEVHKSGLIQSSRGPAQPCGKAVVLKVSGVLDADAERRPTVTVASEAEAAGQDCSEPSHDVFVLRIGKKGIVGAGEKSDIQLEMRTPKGAEKGPPVRMETREMQTDEERKKRRKKKKAKKE, encoded by the coding sequence ATGGAGCGCGTCGGTCGTTCGAGGAAGAGACACTCTAGCAGGGGAGAGGTTAAGGAAGCGGAGCCGGTGTTAGGCAGCCGAGAGACCATGGAGCCGACGGCCAACGAGCAGTACCTCTTCCTCTTAGAGTTCCTAGTCCACCACGTGACCGGCGATCGCCTGGCGAAGCTCAATCAAATGTTCTTCGTCCCCACGACCGTCTCCGTCGGCTTCCTCAATTTACCCGAGGAGGAGACCGTCGAGATCACCCCCGTCGATCCCCTGTTCCAACCCCAGGCCGGGGTAGCCGACGACGTCGAGTACTTCCACTCGGGACGCTCCGTGTTGTTCGCCATCGATCAGCGCACGGCGATCAACAAGGTCCTCGATTTCGTCGTGAGACTTCGCGTGGAGAAGAAGATGCCCGAAGGGCTGCGACCCGACGTTCCGATCGGCGAGGGCGAGCTGGACATGAGCAAGCACTTCGCCGCCCTGCGAAAAGAGATGCTGCAGTGCTGGCACAAAATGGCCCCCCCGCCTAAGTGCTTCGAGGGCGAGGTGCCCCTGACGCACGAGGACGACGAGGTCGGCGCCGTGTGCATGTTCGCCAGGATATCGGCCTTCGGGCAGACGATCGTGACGGAGTTCGAGGCTCCGCCGGACATGGACGTCGACGCGTACGTCTTCAAAGGCGACGAGGTCGACCGGAAGTCCTTGAGCTACAAGTGTCGCGTCATCGACTCCGAGGACGCGGATATCGCCAGAGACTCCGCGGACGATCTAGCGAGAACCGGACCGCCTTGTCGCGTCTGCGTCCCGGACGAGCATCCCTGCAGTCCTTGCGGCGATCCCCGAGGCGCGACTCTGAAGCCGCAGGCGAGCCAAAGGCAGATCGGCGGGTCGGACGGCTATCCGACCACGGTGTCGAAGTCCCGATCGAAACCCGACACCTGCGACGAAGTGCACAAGAGCGGTTTGATACAGTCCAGCCGCGGTCCGGCCCAACCGTGCGGAAAGGCGGTGGTGCTCAAGGTTTCCGGCGTGCTGGACGCCGACGCGGAGAGGAGACCGACGGTCACCGTGGCGTCCGAGGCCGAAGCTGCTGGCCAGGACTGTTCCGAACCCAGCCACGATGTTTTTGTGCTGAGGATCGGGAAGAAAGGGATCGTCGGGGCCGGCGAGAAGTCGGACATTCAGTTGGAGATGAGGACGCCGAAAGGCGCCGAGAAAGGGCCACCTGTTAGAATGGAGACCAGGGAGATGCAGACGGACgaggagaggaagaagaggaggaagaagaagaaagcgAAGAAAGAGTGA
- the LOC116425175 gene encoding uncharacterized protein LOC116425175 produces MGDEQQLFLIEFLVDRVKIPVIKAMQDELLPACTCVSFQILSLPAIDICQEALTDSCGCNDGDTQIFKKGKSCLFALPSIVLQKPLTTFPIKMSVYKKLPPGVLPDVMTIGCHQIEARALLNAVLSQQVFKVPNPCQTIKDTFKITTATGQCVGTVTVYVRASCFGRKIVTQFQIPHNRKPYLFKGADDSPVFQCKKIPSACYTPAPVKCTCAKKCLDGSGEATGRTCCPAPAAIAPPPPAGTPRPDWGPRPCCPSRRDSPGKETLSCSPRSPTSRRTQQATSSGNCPPCCTPHPGQLVKLGQSGAEGKCPPCCSTSSKGFQPFGDLSAREASVKRCGCPAKDYSCNCKQKRNSCG; encoded by the exons ATGGGCGACGAGCAGCAACTGTTCCTTATAGAATTCCTAGTCGACAGAGTGAAGATCCCCGTAATAAAGGCGATGCAGGACGAATTGCTACCAGCCTGCACTTGCGTCTCGTTTCAA ATTCTCAGTCTGCCGGCCATCGACATTTGCCAAGAAGCTCTAACGGACAGCTGCGGTTGCAACGACGGGGACACGCAGATCTTCAAGAAAGGGAAATCCTGCTTATTCGCGTTGCCCTCGATCGTCCTTCAGAAGCCCTTGACAACCTTCCCGATAAAGATGTCCGTCTACAAGAAGCTGCCGCCGGGCGTGCTGCCGGACGTGATGACGATCGGTTGCCATCAGATAGAGGCGAGAGCGTTGCTGAACGCAGTGCTCAGCCAGCAGGTGTTCAAAGTGCCGAATCCCTGTCAGACGATCAAGGACACGTTCAAGATCACCACGGCGACCGGCCAGTGCGTCGGCACGGTCACCGTctacgtcagggcctcctgcttcGGCCGGAAGATCGTCACGCAGTTCCAAATACCGCACAACAGGAAACCGTACCTGTTCAAGGGTGCCGACGACAGTCCCGTTTTCCAGTGCAAAAAGATACCCTCGGCCTGCTACACACCTGCCCCTGTCAAATGTACCTGCGCGAAGAAGTGTCTTGACGGCAGCGGCGAGGCCACAGGAAGAACCTGTTGCCCCGCGCCTGCAGCCATCGCTCCTCCGCCACCTGCGGGAACACCTCGGCCTGATTGGGGTCCACGACCCTGCTGTCCCTCTCGACGAGATTCCCCTGG AAAGGAAACCCTAAGCTGTTCACCGCGTTCACCCACGTCGCGACGGACTCAGCAAGCAACCTCTTCCGGGAACTGTCCACCTTGTTGCACGCCGCATCCTGGGCAACTCGTGAAATTGGGTCAATCCGGGGCCGAGGGCAAGTGTCCACCTTGCTGCTCGACATCGTCGAAAGGATTTCAACCGTTCGGCGATCTATCTGCTAGAGAGGCAAGCGTGAAGAGGTGCGGTTGCCCTGCGAAGGACTACAGCTGCAACTGCAAGCAGAAGCGGAATAGCTGCGG